The Peribacillus simplex genome contains the following window.
AACGTTCTGGCACCCAGATCAGCCAGTATTAACAGAATCGAACCCAATAATGCTGACATTGGAATAATGAGCTGATAATATCCTCCAACCAATTTTCGTGAAATATGTGGGATTACAAGTCCAACAAAACCTATTGAACCAACGGCCGAAACAGAAACTCCTGCCAGAATAACGGCTACTATCATTCCTAGTATTCTAATACGATTCGTATTCACACCAAGATTGGTGGAAATATCATTGCCCATTGAAATGAGTGATACAGATCGACCTAATGAAATTGCCCAAATAATTGCGATAAGAATAATAGGAGCAAGCACTTTCAAATGACTCCACTTTATCCCTGCTACACCTCCCGCATACCAAAATGCTAAATCCTGACTCAAATCATAATAAATGGCCACTCCTGAACTAAGTGAATGTAGGAGCGCTGCTATCACTGCACCTGAGATTGTTAGCCTTATAGGTGTTAATCCTCCCGGCACAGATGAGCCTATTATATAAATGAATAATGTACTCAACACAGCTCCTATAAATGAAAAAACCATCAAGACAGCATATGGTATATTTGGAAAGAAAGCGAAACTAAGGGCTACCACAAACATTGACCCTGCGTTAATACCAAGTATTCCTGAGTCAGCTAAGGGGTTGT
Protein-coding sequences here:
- a CDS encoding FecCD family ABC transporter permease, with the translated sequence MLHNPSLKGLKKRSNGFLLLCLFILVIIGLVLCLFLAVTFGAKEVSINTVWSAIFDYNPTLTQQQIIHELRLPRVIGAALVGAAFAVAGALMQGVTHNPLADSGILGINAGSMFVVALSFAFFPNIPYAVLMVFSFIGAVLSTLFIYIIGSSVPGGLTPIRLTISGAVIAALLHSLSSGVAIYYDLSQDLAFWYAGGVAGIKWSHLKVLAPIILIAIIWAISLGRSVSLISMGNDISTNLGVNTNRIRILGMIVAVILAGVSVSAVGSIGFVGLVIPHISRKLVGGYYQLIIPMSALLGSILLILADLGARTLNPPRELAIGIMVALVGVPFFLYIARKVGRDL